Below is a genomic region from Micropterus dolomieu isolate WLL.071019.BEF.003 ecotype Adirondacks linkage group LG08, ASM2129224v1, whole genome shotgun sequence.
GATTCATAATCATTCATGAATGTTAGCCATAGTTATCTTAATTTAACCACAGGCACCCAGTGTCCATCATTGCTCCGCATGCTACTCTGGTAAATGGCATTATTCCCATACCTTCAGTAGCCTCCTCTTCTGAATCATCCAGCCAGGAAGGAGGAATATACAAATCACAAAATtgagaaataaaaactgtagttgtgtgtgtgtgtaacacatgttacacacacacacaactacttTTGCTCTCATGATTCAGCATATTACAAGCAAAAGTAGAACAGGAAGAGTAAATCAACATCAAGACCCCGAAGAAATAGCTTTTACATCCTGTGGATTTTACAGAAAATCTACCAACTGCGTTCTTTGACTCAAGAAAGGTTGTTTGGTGTAAACACACTTTGTGCTGCATTACTAATAAGCCTCAAGCATCAGCTAAAAATGCAGAAATCCTGTTAAAAATATAGAACTGTTGCTCtattatattgatattattattgtatatacAACAAGATTTACAGGAATGGTAGCTGTATGCTGAGTTGATGTACATGTGATTCATCAAtcaatttgacattttcattcGCAGGAGCCACAACAATGAAAATGTCTTTGCAGGTCAGACAGAAAATGTCTGTCATGGCTTTCGTTTTATCAGCAGATCACATCTTTCCATGCTGTACTgacactgtacagtatgtggtgAGACATGATAAGACGTCTTACCTTCCACCTCCCTGCAAAAAATCAAACACGCATGCTCATTATTAATCTGATACAAAAGCAATCTGTCTTTACATTACAGCAACATACAGCTATCATTAGTGTCCGTCTAAGAACACTTGTATAACAGggtgtatttttaaatttccaCATGTTCATTTATATTCAAGCAGAAGCATTAGAATTGTGCATATTTGGCAAGGCCAATAGCTTTTGAATGatccataaaaatgaaaacaggctTCAACTTACTCCTCATATTCCTCCACCACTTCCTCGTTGTCAGACATGGCAGGGAGGGTTCAGGCGCGCAGCAGTGAATCTGAACATTAAACAGTTCCAAATATTCACCCAGAAATTTTGTTACTCTTCACATTCTCACCACTTTATTCACAGCTTCATACCAACATTTTATAGCATAAATACTGTGTTTGTGAAACTTACCTGAGGATCAGATGGAGTGATGGTGAAAGAGAGCTGATGGAGGGACTCACtgtgcagcagaggagaggtcCCTGCTTTCACTAACAAGGAACACTAGGTCTCTAATGGTAAAGGGACAGACTGTGTAGTGGGGAAGAGACTTTAGGACCCCTTGTTGTGTTATTAATAACTTTTTAGATAGCATGTACTCTCCATTATCACCATTCCCAAAAAAGGCCGCAAGTGTGCACGAGTGTGGATTGCAGTGCCCGAAAGATCCAGATAAAGCTCACAGTTGCTCACAGACAATGATTCATTCACACAGCACACTGAGCCACGCACGGTATTTATTCTACCCCTTGTATGGCAACCTGCCACGGACAAAACACAGGCATACAACTCTTATCTACATCCTCCCTCCTCTGAGATAAGGGATGTAGAGGAGTATACATGCATTTAAGACTAAACCACGGTTTCCACGTTGTGTAAGTGAgcagttaaaataaatttatgGCAGACAtttgtggtaataaaacattttattccatAGACAGGCAGCATTTTGCCCACAGTggcacagaacaaaacatataTTCTGGCAgattagaaaaaaacaacaacatacaattacaattaaaatttaatttaattaatttccacCACTGTAATTCAATAAACACAGCTTTCATTAGCCTTAAGACCTTCACCTGTTTAAAGTGCTTTAAGAATTACACAAAGTTAGGGCAAATAGCTGAAGagctttaaaacaaatatatcacttcctcctctccctcacttTTCATCTCCTCTCGTGTCtacttttttcctcttttcctcgCACATCAAACAGTGTTTGAAATAAGACATATTTATGACTCAAGAAGCAATGCAAAACTGTTTGATTAAAGCTTCCTAACTTCCTCCTCCCAGGTTTCTCCTGTGTGCTTAGGcagtaaagaagaaaaaacatttaaaaaaagcttgaaAAAAGAATCAATCAGTCATGGTACCCATTAATCTTCCAGTTCTCTTTGTCTCCCCTCGCCATCTTCTATATCCTACAGATAAAGACACGGAAATACAAGAAATCAAGCCATCAGGTTATTGGCTGACTCAGATCTGCTTAATGTTATTACAACTGTTTCCATAGCAATGACCATACAAATAAGCATTACTGTATGTTACAACATGCAGTGTGGTACAGTAATCTCACCTGTTGGGCATTATAAATGGATATCCTTCACTTGCAGATTTTCTCAGGGCTGGTTTTTGGGACACCGTCCTCCCGTCTGGTCTCAAACAGGCTCCTCTTACTGTTGATGTCCACGTGTCTCAAGTCCtgcaaacagaaaatggaaaaattatttttacaacGCAATCAGTCCTTTAataggacagagacagaaaagagaaactTGCTCTAAATAAGTGTCAAGACACATTTCTTTATAAAGAATAACCAAAAagataatttattaaaacataattattatataaGACTTATTTTGCTCAGATTTACTGTGAAAACTAAACTATTAAAGTATCACAGTTGCTGGAACTAGGGGACAAAacctatttttaaaaacaatcagAAAGGTAATCTGATGGGGTTCAGACAGGGCTGACTGTCCTCCATCCCTGCACACAATTAAGACGATCTATTTATATAATGATGTACATAATGACccaaaaatgcaaaactaatCAAATCTAAGCAGCAGgaacaaaaacatatttcctgcTCAGGACACTGAGGCACATACAGTATAGCTAAAAGTGTAGTACTGCCCTCTAGCTGCTAGATGCTACACTCGCTGTTTCATGAAACAATGCAAACAGCCTTACAGAAGGACTAAGTGAAGACCCAGATTGGTTGGGTTTGTTGAGCCAGCGGTTGATCCGGTCTGACATTCCTGCTGCGAAGCTCCTAAATTCCTGATGTTAAAATGACAGAGATGTGAAATAATTACAACCGGTACATGCTTATGAGATTAGCGCACGCATTCAATGGCGCGTGTGCATCTGACACAGAGCAAAAAAGTGGGTAACAAATGTACCTGTCTGGAAACTCCCGGGCTGGTGGGGCTCACTGCCTGCTGCTCCTTCTCAAAGAGGCCTCTCTTCCTGGACACCTCATCCAGCAGGAACAAGGTCCTCTGGGTGACGTCTGGAGACCGCACCATGTCAGACTTCTATGCATATATAAAGACAGTAGAGTCAACAAAAGGGAGCTGTGATGTCAACATGCTGCATCAGAGCAGTCAGTATGTTTTTGCTGACCTGTGCAGCCTGAGCCAGTCTCTCCATCTTCTCCTGAATGGATCTGGATGAAATTCTCTGCCTAGAGCtgtacaaaacagaaaacagaacgCACACATGCACGTGTCCAACTGTAAATACTTAACTTTgactaaaataacaataattaaaatattcagaagaggtacaaacaataaaaaaatttggATATACAAACTCACTTTCTCTGGAAAGATGACGCTTTGGCTTCATCTTCATTTTGGTCCTGGTCCAAACCCAAGGATATTTAACATTACACTGACTGTAAATCATCTTTGTACAAACTTTAACACTAATAACATTATTAAGTTTCAGTAATATTATGATGCACTACATGTGTGATCTTTTTACTTAGGTGATACTAAAAGAATACCTTTCTGTTTAAGGTGTGCTGAAATATTAAAAGCCAAGAATCTAGCGCAGTGGTGATTTGATTATGTATAACTGTTTaatgatattcagtttacagcgcaataaaaacaaacttgattACAGTATTATTGTAATTAGCATTTTACATCAGGTGAAAGGAAATTGTTATCTTACTGCGTTGGATTCAAACTTCTTGGAGGCGATCCTCACACTCGCACTACAACAGAATAAAGCAGTCGGCAATCAAACTGACGTAGACAGATAAAAAGAGacccaaaataaaaacaaggatGCTTCCATTACCTCCTCTGCAGCGGCGcactctcctcttctgtcttccTCATCATCTGCAGAAAACCAAGCATATGTTGATGTAGGCTGGCAGAGCTCACAGTCGTCCAAACATCAGCAGCTAATGACCAGCGCAGCCACCCTGTCTCTTGTCACGTGTTCACAAAGCAACCAGTCAGCAGTAAAAGCTGGTAAATATTGCTTAAGCTATTAGCATGAGCCTGAAGCTTGAGTGGCATACGCAAATGATCCAGAACTGATAGTCTAACAAGCTGATGCAAGATTAAATCGTGTTTTAACAGTCAAATAGGCAAAAAGTTAACATTCACCGGGGAGaatgtgcgcgtgtgtgtgtgtgagtcggATGTGTTTACCCTGAAAGATATAGTCCTGGAGCTCTGTCTGACGAATGCAGGTTTGGAAGTCTGTTCAAAGTTGCCATTGGAGGGAGAGCCATTCACACTGGGCTGAGGTAAAATGAAATAACTTCAAATGTGCTACGACAGTCAGATGAAGATGAGGTTCACTGAGCATCTCTTCCATCCTTCAAGAAAGTTCacttttgcacatttttttattgGCACATATGCTGTAACCTTTACTCTTCTAACACCAGAGGGTGCTGTTGCTTTATTTGACTGATGAACAGTAGCATCAGCACTTAACCAACACTTTGCAGCCAAACTCCATGCAACaagcaaaacacaaagcacagatAGTTGTGTTTTAAATGATGTCACCTGACCGTGCGTTTGCGTGTATGTTAAAATACCTCCTGTGTGTGTCCATTCTGAACGGGGCTTTGAGCTCCCCTAGGAGAGGGACTCTGGCAAGGCGACGGCCAGTGATCTCGAGGTGTTGTGGGGGCCGTCGGGGAGCGAGGGCTCATGGGACTTGTGCACACGCTGGCAGAGGGACTTTTGTCGAGCGAGATGGAGACAGAACTGCAACACCAGAAACACAGCTGAACTGAAAGGTCAGTTGAAGATGTGCGTGAGAGAGCAACCAGTGATGCAGGACCAAACTCATAGTAAAGCTGCAGTGTATTAAAGTCTTTACTGCACCTTATTCCCCAGTCTCCTTCTGAAATATTGTTATCTGCAATCTGTGTCTACCCTCCAAGGGGCAATAAAGTTACTTAAATGAAGTATGTCTACCATGTCAATAACCCcccaacaaataataaaattttgATCTTTTAGAATGACGGGCTGGCAGCATCATCAAACTGACAAATAACATCTTGCCAGCTGATCTTGACTAGACCGAGGTCTGTTTATGTGAGATTGCATTAAACATTCTATATACTttagcaatatatatatatgtatatgtatgtgtatatatatacatatatatatatatatatacatacgtCAAGATTCCAAATGGTAATGCTAATCTAATAAAATGTGCCTCTTGAAGACTGGTTTGTAAGCATATATTGTTGTCTTCACATGGTGGATTATTTAAGCAACAAACTAAGCCATTAGAATGGGGTATAGATTACTTTTGGTTGGTATTCTATTCCCCTGCTCTACTACACTGTTCTTCCCTTCAGCTGCACTTTAATTTCCCTGTGTGGAACAAACAAcctttatcttatcttaaagctTGATCCATATTTGATCCTACCCAATGGCTGACCTACAAAAAGAACAATACAAAGTTTGCCCATTAACCTGACAAACTTGCGAGCTGGGTTGGACGATGGCTTGGAATCAGTGTCTTTGCCCAACGACTCTCCGTTTTCGTGCTAATAAGGAAACAAGAGACAATCAGTGTGTTAGCATACAAGCTTTTGTGTAGAGCCACCAGAGACACGCCTTGCATTACATAACACTGTACGGTTATGGCCTAATTTGCAGATACATTGAAATAAAGCCGCCAGCGAGCGCAATAAAAGATGAAGTTCGAATTATGACCTTAAGTACACCTTATCAAAGTTTTATATGATTTGCATGGTCACTTGATTCACTGGCCAGTAATGAGACAGGAGTTGATCCATACAGTATTGTCCTCAATTTCCTTAAAGTCTGTCATTGATTTATACATTCTGAGGTATGTAAACTTGTTCATAACAAGCAAATACGCATGACGtgcatgtgtatctgtgtgagcatcatacactctctctctctctctctctggctttgTTTACCTAAATCTTTCGATCTTTACAGAACATGAAACATAAATATATTCCCCTGAGCGGGAAGAAAAGTTGTTGTTGAGTTGTTGTAGAATCTAGAAAATGATTAACATGACTCACCCTCTGTGTGGGGTAACAGTTAACTGTGATTAACCACACAGCAGGGTGGCACTATTGGTACCACTGTGTTATGACTGAGTGAAGCATTAATAGTTTGGACTGTTTGCTCTGTCTACCTGTCTTGTCAAAGGACTTGTCTGTCAGTGAAGGCAGTTCATACTTTCTCATTATTAGCCACGCTAGCAGCATGGGATGGCAATGTTTTGTCTGCTGATTGGTAAGTCACCCACTTTGGTCCTGAAATATCCCAACAACTTTTGGATGCATTGCTGTGATATTTTGTCCAAGATGAATCCTACTCCAAGATGATTTCCtgacttttatatatatagttttatatATAATAGCTCAACATCCGGCGCATAGATTAGCTCATTTTGTGCAGACATGGTTTCCAGATGATGTAGCCTGTGACTTTTCATCTTGCACTATCATCTGCAATtgtgagcatgctaacatgcaaaacTATGATGTGTGTGACCATGGCAAACGTTAcatctgctaaacatcagcaagttagcatgctgacataaGCATTTCGCTCAGTACAGTACGGCCTCACAGCAgccagcatggctgtagactctttaGTCGTGTTGTTATATGATAACAAGGTTTAAAAGTCAAATGACCAAATTgtttgacaaaatatttcccTCCCTCTGCTGAAAGGTAACAAGTGACTCCACTCTTACTTGTCTGTTTGTGATGTTAGTGCTGCaggtgctggtggtggtggaacTATAAGATGATGTTTTCAGGGGTGGTTGTGGTTTGGATGTGGCTTTCACAGAGGGCGACACACTGCCCTGGTCGTCATCCAAGTCCCCCAGTAGTTCCACCCTggcccctccacctcctcctccgcaGGCCTCTGCTTCatcctcctctacctccttcTGCTGCCTCAGTGTCTCCACATGCCGCATCCTCCGCTTTTCATCCCGGACACGCAGCATCTCCACAAAGTCCAGCTGTACTTGCTCCACACTGATAATAAATAGTATTTATAAACACATGTGACCGCTATATATGATGGATAGTCTCTATCGAAGGGTGAAAGGACCTATCAGTCCTACATTTGACCAGGTTTCTCTAATAAAAGGCTCTACAGTTCTCTCTCTTTGAAGAATGCTTCTGCTCAAGGTAAGCAGCTGGTGGTGTTTTTGACAGTTTTTCATACTTTGCATGCATCAAAGAAGATATTAGCATCCCTTTGGCGTTCTGAACatacaagaaacacacaaaaagaaagatGGAGGTAATAAATGAGGGGGACAGAAGAAGATAGAgatagtaaaaaaacaaaaaaacgcagagagaagaagagcagaGAACACAGCAACAGAATCATGTTTGGACAGTCCAGAAATCAAGCTTTGGCAAGTACGAATCAATAAATTCTTTATTAAATTACCTGCTGAGGCCCTGGGACATCTCACTTGTGGAGTCTGTCCCAAAGGTGCTGTCACTGGTGGGCGTGTGTCTGGGTGTTTGGCTGAAGTCGCCATCAGAGTCGGCGGTGCTGCTTGAGctcttcaccctcctcctcttctccctttccacctcctcctcgtcctccatCGTCCACTGGCGCGCTAGGCTGAGGACAGCGGAGTCATAATGTGGGACAtggatgtaaaacagaaaatgaaacagaAGCAAAAGATAAGAAAATGAAGACACACAAAATGGTGTCCAAAACTTGACATGAAAGTAAAACTCTCCTAGAACCTATATAGAAATTAatccagtttaaaaaaagagattatGGTGCTAATAACGGTTATACAGAACCTGCTTTTCTTGTTCATCAACTATCCCTGAGGACAGTCACAGTTGGTTGTAACCTTTCAGTTTAGTATCGTGCATGATGTTTGTAGAAAACACAGCATTTATTAGTCTATTGTCTTTTGTTTCCTCTGGGTGGACACATTCATTCAAGGGACTGATAAAATTATCAGATTATTTCTAATCTTTAACTCTAACTGTGACTCTATAGCATATTATTCAAACATCACAGTTAAGGTAGAAGTGcaagtaataacaataatgacaccacagagacagaaaatagaATATTGTTTCATAAGGCTGTATTACTATTTTCTCACTAGGCTACCTGCTCCAACTTCCTGAATGAATATTATAAACTTATTTTTGTTTAAGATAGACTGCTTGGCTTCAAGAGTGAAACCAGAGAGCTACTTTATATGCTAGTTCAGTACATAACTGTCAAGACGTTGCTGCAGATGGTGCCCATAgtctcttcttttttcttttcttttttaactcaGAGACAGATAATCTTACCTGGACAAAGCCGACCAGTTCTTCCGACTGATGGACATATTAGAGGAAAAAAACTTAAAGTTCCCAGGTGCACTGCGCTCACAGCCTGAAAACAGTCGACTGACTGGCACTC
It encodes:
- the lad1 gene encoding ladinin-1, which translates into the protein MSISRKNWSALSSLARQWTMEDEEEVEREKRRRVKSSSSTADSDGDFSQTPRHTPTSDSTFGTDSTSEMSQGLSSVEQVQLDFVEMLRVRDEKRRMRHVETLRQQKEVEEDEAEACGGGGGGARVELLGDLDDDQGSVSPSVKATSKPQPPLKTSSYSSTTTSTCSTNITNRQHENGESLGKDTDSKPSSNPARKFVSSVSISLDKSPSASVCTSPMSPRSPTAPTTPRDHWPSPCQSPSPRGAQSPVQNGHTQEPSVNGSPSNGNFEQTSKPAFVRQSSRTISFRMMRKTEEESAPLQRSASVRIASKKFESNADQNEDEAKASSFQRNSRQRISSRSIQEKMERLAQAAQKSDMVRSPDVTQRTLFLLDEVSRKRGLFEKEQQAVSPTSPGVSRQEFRSFAAGMSDRINRWLNKPNQSGSSLSPSDLRHVDINSKRSLFETRREDGVPKTSPEKICK